A portion of the Macrobrachium nipponense isolate FS-2020 chromosome 12, ASM1510439v2, whole genome shotgun sequence genome contains these proteins:
- the LOC135224852 gene encoding polyamine-modulated factor 1-binding protein 1-like, which translates to MVQFFVDFMASDSSACLDEAGNQEDEIDHSDFEEDHVSDNEVVYERSCNEEGDHPDSEEARNLDISRKFEEVVKKNENTFLRFEKERLEKDQLINELLTKVEGLTVAGLQMEEYIRDLERLNKEKERNIYSMSEEMQKLKSKMTEKARDTEVQIKENEERDQMLIILENTVAVLEMEKGTLHRDLQQNDKDRKEMQIKMDKLNQDLEGLRKENLRKEKNIEKLKKENENKTMEIRGLEDELQVLTIQKKMAQEKLKDLNKCKRELAEKNEELEKMREQTLQKDREIIRLENECTQKQLEVRGLQQEPKTVVAEQPTGNGKMNDLIRRKAQLEFELEETKEQLETREFEELEVLLAHDTKITSLETEVKILNEHKNYKEKEVCRREETKRKAEDKKASDKTRCLRKPQINCKALYLRMDSIEEELCQIKGLQRSLAGTKRHSKALTRTPSIGKPLNRDELHQKMGLISAANLQRLEREAKMVRELYKINAVT; encoded by the coding sequence ATGGTTCAGTTCTTTGTCGATTTCATGGCCTCGGACAGCTCTGCCTGTCTTGATGAGGCTGGAAATCAGGAGGACGAAATTGATCATTCTGACTTTGAAGAAGACCATGTTTCGGATAACGAAGTAGTATACGAACGTTCCTGTAATGAAGAAGGCGACCATCCGGATAGTGAAGAAGCCAGGAATTTGGATATAAGTCGAAAGTTCGAGGAAGtagttaagaaaaatgaaaatactttcttgaggtttgagaaagagagattagAAAAGGATCAGCTGATCAACGAATTACTGACGAAGGTAGAGGGCCTGACCGTAGCAGGACTGCAGATGGAAGAATACATCAGAGACCTCGAacgactgaacaaagaaaaggaaagaaacatctATTCAATGTCCGAAGAGATGCAGAAGCTGAAAAGCAAAATGACTGAAAAGGCGAGGGATACAGAAgtccaaataaaagaaaacgaggaaagagaccaaatgttaattattttggaaaacacggTCGCAGTTCTCGAGATGGAGAAGGGCACTCTGCATCGAGATCTACAGCAAAATGATAAAGACCGaaaagaaatgcaaataaaaatggaCAAGCTGAATCAGGACCTGGAAGGACTTCGAAAAGAGAATTTAAGGAAAGAGAAGAACATAGAAAAGctgaagaaggagaacgagaACAAGACCATGGAGATCAGAGGTTTAGAGGACGAGTTACAAGTCCTCACCATTCAGAAGAAGATGGCCCAGGAAAAATTGAAAGACCTCAACAAATGTAAAAGAGAATTAGCTGAGAAAAACGAGGAACTGGAAAAGATGAGAGAACAGACCTTGCAGAAGGACAGAGAGATCATCCGACTGGAAAATGAGTGCACCCAGAAACAGTTGGAAGTCAGAGGTTTGCAGCAAGAACCTAAAACTGTTGTAGCAGAACAACCGACGGGaaatggaaagatgaatgacCTGATTAGGAGGAAAGCTCAACTTGAATTCGAACTTGAAGAGACGAAGGAGCAACTAGAGACCAGGGAATTTGAAGAGCTGGAAGTATTATTGGCACATGATACGAAGATTACCTCCTTGGAAACGGAAGTCAAAATTCTTAATGAACAtaagaattataaagaaaaggaAGTTTGCAGAAGAGAGGAGACCAAGAGGAAAGCTGAAGACAAAAAGGCTTCGGATAAAACTCGATGTCTGAGGAAGCCCCAGATCAACTGCAAAGCCCTCTACCTACGAATGGACAGCATCGAGGAGGAACTCTGCCAAATCAAAGGATTGCAACGATCTTTAGCTGGCACAAAGAGGCACTCAAAGGCCCTGACTAGAACTCCATCTATTGGGAAGCCTCTAAACAGAGATGAATTGCACCAAAAAATGGGGCTGATATCTGCAGCCAACCTCCAGCGCCTGGAACGAGAAGCTAAAATGGTCCGAGAGCTCTACAAGATAAACGCCGTCACATAA